A genomic region of Anas platyrhynchos isolate ZD024472 breed Pekin duck chromosome 9, IASCAAS_PekinDuck_T2T, whole genome shotgun sequence contains the following coding sequences:
- the LOC113844528 gene encoding uncharacterized protein, protein MQQQDMSESSSGLTTSNQKFCKSYSACCSILSDTDIIPPVLSPSTGFIRQNWDSGLPSPLPSDSFKYLSWHDIEEHDVQGNQLHCPRVRKGPSEEELFFRGEEHTLKKRKLVTDTEKWQKKLQENWENCAELNLSFQDLGDLYQVENFRRILQRLIRVEKLWLVDNSLTDLSAIRLPRCRELNVNKNYFTSFKQLPKIPQIQHLSLAENNIMTLSGISDLRHTPLESLILKRNPCEFQESYRQHVFFSLPNLKILDGVPKLPEDFSPPATSFFPKMCTVL, encoded by the exons ATGCAGCAGCAAGACATGTCTGAAAG TTCCTCAGGTCTGACTACAAGCAATCAGAAATTCTGTAAATCCTATTCAGCCTGCTGCTCCATCCTGAGTGATACAGATATTATTCCACCGGTTTTATCACCAAGCACAGGATTCATCAGGCAGAACTGGGACTCCGGGCTGCCTTCCCCA CTTCCTTCTGATTCCTTCAAGTATCTGAGCTGGCATGACATAGAGGAACATGATGTTCAAGGAAATCAGCTTCACTGTCCCCGAGTGAGAAAAG ggCCTTCAGAAGAAGAGCTGTTTTTCAGAGGAGAAGAACATACgttgaaaaaaaggaaactagTAACTGACACAGAGAAGTGGCAAAAGAAACTTCAAGAGAACTGGGAAAACTGTGCT GAGCTGAACCTCTCATTTCAGGACCTGGGTGATCTTTACCAGGTAGAAAACTTCAGGAGGATTCTCCAAAGATTAATTCGTGTGGAAAAACTGTGGTTGGTGGACAATTCCTTGACAGACCTAAGTGCCATACGGTTGCCAAG ATGCAGAGAACTAAATGTCAATAAAAACTACTTTACATCCTTCAAACAGCTGCCAAAAATACCTCAGATTCAGCACTTGTCACTGGCTGAAAATAACATTATGACACTAAGTGGAATATCAGACTTGAGACACACTCCACTCGAATCCCTTATACTCAAGAGGAATCCCTGTGAGTTTCAAGAAAGCTACAGGCAACA tGTATTCTTCAGTTTGCCAAATCTGAAAATACTGGATGGTGTCCCAAAACTACCAGAGGACTTTTCACCCCCAGCTACcagtttttttcccaaaatgtgTACTGTGCTCTAG
- the GOLIM4 gene encoding Golgi integral membrane protein 4 isoform X3: MRRRPERDFLRGTGGGCGGAAAATLVYEHRSRLEKSLQKERLEHKKAKEDFLVYKLEAQETLNKGRQDSNSRYSALSVQHQMLKSQHEELKKQHADLEEDHRKQGEEFSRTFSDHKERYLQLQQEKEQEISKLKESLYNLREENRQLRKAHQDIHTQLQDVKQQHKNLLSQHNQLVVTLEDHKSALAAAQSQVEEYKQLKDTLNKMPSFRQPEKLEQPNEQPEVRAPSPHSSLPVHHEAVAEEPKEDEKPKEREEINTQEREDRAEPFHLQRRPNEGHHAKELNIQEQQEAGEDDEQRVDQVEEERKKELEEEEMEQAGQPEHLEEEQDQVPEEHEWKKQEQKEEETNMLGERSQSEITPTKAVTKRYKAAYEQQLEQQHLAAQRAEEADQLREHQESLHQQRLRTQLLRQQQLQEKELQLQKEAEQGEKLYKNRLSQQARYDNMDHDIVQGEEEQGIQEEEAAYERDNQHQDEGEDDQNNANEQQEPEHQVENQQVDESKAAAMEDLNPADDPNNQGEDEFEEAEQEREENLPDENEKHKQNSEKQGHPGVEEHLVMAGNPDQQEDNVDEQYQEEGEEEIQEDLTEEKKRELEHNAEEPYGENDENADEKNNGGADQEQEMPEENNQKEVHEENYEEEEEEERGAAAAKTRRRGEM, encoded by the exons TTGTATATGAACACAGATCAAGATTAGAAAAATCATTGCAAAAAGAAAGGCTTGAAcataagaaagcaaaagaag ATTTTCTTGTTTATAAACTAGAAGCACAGGAAACACTAAATAAAGGAAGG caAGACTCAAACAGCCGATACAGTGCACTGAGTGTACAACACCAGATGTTGAAG AGTCAACATGAAGAACTAAAGAAACAGCATGCTGACCTTGAGGAAGATCACCGAAAACAAGGAGAAGAGTTTAGCAGAACATTCAGTGATCACAAGGAGAGATATTTACAACTGCAGCAGGAAAAGGAGCAGGAGATCTCTAAGCTGAAGG aaTCCCTGTATAATTTACGGGAGGAGAACAGACAGTTGAGAAAAGCTCACCAAGACATTCATACCCAGTTACAAGATGTAAAG cAACAGCATAAGAATTTACTCTCCCAGCACAACCAGCTTGTAGTGACATTGGAAGACCACAAGAGTGCACTAGCTGCTGCACAG TCCCAGGTGGAGGAATACAAACAGCTGAAGGACACGCTAAACAAAATGCCAAGTTTCCGGCAGCCTGAGAAGTTGGAACAACCAAATGAGCAACCAGAGGTGCGGGCACCgtctccccacagcagcctcCCAGTACACCACGAAGCTGTGGCTGAAGAGCCTAAGGAG GATGAGAAaccaaaagagagagaagaaataaataccCAGGAAAGAGAAGACAGAGCTGAGCCTTTTCATCTACAAAGAAGGCCTAATGAGGGCCATCATGCCAAAGAACTCAACATTCAGGAGCAACAAGAAGCTGGAGAGGATGATGAGCAACGTGTTGatcaagttgaagaggaacgcAAAAAAGAacttgaggaggaagaaatggagCAGGCAGGTCAGCCTGAGCACTTAGAAGAGGAACAGGATCAAGTACCAGAAGAACATGAGTGGAAGAAACAGgaacagaaggaagaagaaaccaACATGTTGGGTGAACGTTCGCAGTCAGAG ATAACACCAACAAAAGCTGTAACAAAAAGATATAAGGCAGCCTATGAGCAACAGCtagagcagcagcaccttgcAGCCCAAAGAGCAGAGGAGGCTGACCAGCTGAGAGAACATCAGGAATCGCTGCACCAGCAAAGACTGCGAACACAACTATtgcggcagcagcagcttcaagAAAAAGAGCTTCAGCTACAGAAGGAGGCAGAACAAGGGGAAAAACTCTATAAAAACCGGCTAAG TCAACAGGCTCGTTATGATAACATGGACCATGACATTGTACAAGGGGAAGAAGAGCAAGGTATTCAGGAAGAAGAAGCAG CTTATGAACGTGACAACCAGCACCAGGATGAAGGTGAAGATGAtcaaaataatgcaaatgaaCAGCAAGAACCAGAACATCAAGTAGAAAATCAGCAGGTTGATGAATCA AAGGCAGCAGCCATGGAAGATTTGAACCCTGCTGATGACCCCAACAACCAGGGAGAAGATGAATTTGAGGAGGCTGagcaagagagagaagaaaatctaccagatgaaaatgaaaagcacaagcagaacagtgagaaacaagGACATCCGGGAGTTGAAGAGCACCTAGTG ATGGCAGGAAATCCTGACCAGCAGGAAGATAATGTGGATGAACAGTAtcaggaagaaggagaagaagag ATTCAGGAAGATTTGACTGAAGAGAAGAAACGAGAACTGGAACACAATGCTGAAGAGCCATATggtgaaaatgatgaaaat gcaGATGAAAAGAATAATGGGGGAGCAGATCAAGAGCAAGAAATGCCAGAAGAGAACAACCAGAAAGAAGTCCATGAAGAAAAttatgaagaggaggaggaggaagaacgtggagctgctgcagcaaaaaCACGTAGACGAGGGGAGATGTAG
- the GOLIM4 gene encoding Golgi integral membrane protein 4 isoform X2: MGNGMCSRKQKRIFQSLLLLTVVFGFIYGAMLYYELQSQLRKAEATALKYQQHQESLSAQLQVVYEHRSRLEKSLQKERLEHKKAKEDFLVYKLEAQETLNKGRQDSNSRYSALSVQHQMLKSQHEELKKQHADLEEDHRKQGEEFSRTFSDHKERYLQLQQEKEQEISKLKESLYNLREENRQLRKAHQDIHTQLQDVKQQHKNLLSQHNQLVVTLEDHKSALAAAQSQVEEYKQLKDTLNKMPSFRQPEKLEQPNEQPEVRAPSPHSSLPVHHEAVAEEPKEDEKPKEREEINTQEREDRAEPFHLQRRPNEGHHAKELNIQEQQEAGEDDEQRVDQVEEERKKELEEEEMEQAGQPEHLEEEQDQVPEEHEWKKQEQKEEETNMLGERSQSEITPTKAVTKRYKAAYEQQLEQQHLAAQRAEEADQLREHQESLHQQRLRTQLLRQQQLQEKELQLQKEAEQGEKLYKNRLSQQARYDNMDHDIVQGEEEQGIQEEEAAYERDNQHQDEGEDDQNNANEQQEPEHQVENQQVDESKAAAMEDLNPADDPNNQGEDEFEEAEQEREENLPDENEKHKQNSEKQGHPGVEEHLVMAGNPDQQEDNVDEQYQEEGEEEIQEDLTEEKKRELEHNAEEPYGENDENADEKNNGGADQEQEMPEENNQKEVHEENYEEEEEEERGAAAAKTRRRGEM; encoded by the exons TTGTATATGAACACAGATCAAGATTAGAAAAATCATTGCAAAAAGAAAGGCTTGAAcataagaaagcaaaagaag ATTTTCTTGTTTATAAACTAGAAGCACAGGAAACACTAAATAAAGGAAGG caAGACTCAAACAGCCGATACAGTGCACTGAGTGTACAACACCAGATGTTGAAG AGTCAACATGAAGAACTAAAGAAACAGCATGCTGACCTTGAGGAAGATCACCGAAAACAAGGAGAAGAGTTTAGCAGAACATTCAGTGATCACAAGGAGAGATATTTACAACTGCAGCAGGAAAAGGAGCAGGAGATCTCTAAGCTGAAGG aaTCCCTGTATAATTTACGGGAGGAGAACAGACAGTTGAGAAAAGCTCACCAAGACATTCATACCCAGTTACAAGATGTAAAG cAACAGCATAAGAATTTACTCTCCCAGCACAACCAGCTTGTAGTGACATTGGAAGACCACAAGAGTGCACTAGCTGCTGCACAG TCCCAGGTGGAGGAATACAAACAGCTGAAGGACACGCTAAACAAAATGCCAAGTTTCCGGCAGCCTGAGAAGTTGGAACAACCAAATGAGCAACCAGAGGTGCGGGCACCgtctccccacagcagcctcCCAGTACACCACGAAGCTGTGGCTGAAGAGCCTAAGGAG GATGAGAAaccaaaagagagagaagaaataaataccCAGGAAAGAGAAGACAGAGCTGAGCCTTTTCATCTACAAAGAAGGCCTAATGAGGGCCATCATGCCAAAGAACTCAACATTCAGGAGCAACAAGAAGCTGGAGAGGATGATGAGCAACGTGTTGatcaagttgaagaggaacgcAAAAAAGAacttgaggaggaagaaatggagCAGGCAGGTCAGCCTGAGCACTTAGAAGAGGAACAGGATCAAGTACCAGAAGAACATGAGTGGAAGAAACAGgaacagaaggaagaagaaaccaACATGTTGGGTGAACGTTCGCAGTCAGAG ATAACACCAACAAAAGCTGTAACAAAAAGATATAAGGCAGCCTATGAGCAACAGCtagagcagcagcaccttgcAGCCCAAAGAGCAGAGGAGGCTGACCAGCTGAGAGAACATCAGGAATCGCTGCACCAGCAAAGACTGCGAACACAACTATtgcggcagcagcagcttcaagAAAAAGAGCTTCAGCTACAGAAGGAGGCAGAACAAGGGGAAAAACTCTATAAAAACCGGCTAAG TCAACAGGCTCGTTATGATAACATGGACCATGACATTGTACAAGGGGAAGAAGAGCAAGGTATTCAGGAAGAAGAAGCAG CTTATGAACGTGACAACCAGCACCAGGATGAAGGTGAAGATGAtcaaaataatgcaaatgaaCAGCAAGAACCAGAACATCAAGTAGAAAATCAGCAGGTTGATGAATCA AAGGCAGCAGCCATGGAAGATTTGAACCCTGCTGATGACCCCAACAACCAGGGAGAAGATGAATTTGAGGAGGCTGagcaagagagagaagaaaatctaccagatgaaaatgaaaagcacaagcagaacagtgagaaacaagGACATCCGGGAGTTGAAGAGCACCTAGTG ATGGCAGGAAATCCTGACCAGCAGGAAGATAATGTGGATGAACAGTAtcaggaagaaggagaagaagag ATTCAGGAAGATTTGACTGAAGAGAAGAAACGAGAACTGGAACACAATGCTGAAGAGCCATATggtgaaaatgatgaaaat gcaGATGAAAAGAATAATGGGGGAGCAGATCAAGAGCAAGAAATGCCAGAAGAGAACAACCAGAAAGAAGTCCATGAAGAAAAttatgaagaggaggaggaggaagaacgtggagctgctgcagcaaaaaCACGTAGACGAGGGGAGATGTAG
- the GOLIM4 gene encoding Golgi integral membrane protein 4 isoform X1, which yields MGNGMCSRKQKRIFQSLLLLTVVFGFIYGAMLYYELQSQLRKAEATALKYQQHQESLSAQLQVVYEHRSRLEKSLQKERLEHKKAKEDFLVYKLEAQETLNKGRQDSNSRYSALSVQHQMLKSQHEELKKQHADLEEDHRKQGEEFSRTFSDHKERYLQLQQEKEQEISKLKESLYNLREENRQLRKAHQDIHTQLQDVKSQVEEYKQLKDTLNKMPSFRQPEKLEQPNEQPEVRAPSPHSSLPVHHEAVAEEPKEDEKPKEREEINTQEREDRAEPFHLQRRPNEGHHAKELNIQEQQEAGEDDEQRVDQVEEERKKELEEEEMEQAGQPEHLEEEQDQVPEEHEWKKQEQKEEETNMLGERSQSEITPTKAVTKRYKAAYEQQLEQQHLAAQRAEEADQLREHQESLHQQRLRTQLLRQQQLQEKELQLQKEAEQGEKLYKNRLSQQARYDNMDHDIVQGEEEQGIQEEEAAYERDNQHQDEGEDDQNNANEQQEPEHQVENQQVDESKAAAMEDLNPADDPNNQGEDEFEEAEQEREENLPDENEKHKQNSEKQGHPGVEEHLVMAGNPDQQEDNVDEQYQEEGEEEIQEDLTEEKKRELEHNAEEPYGENDENADEKNNGGADQEQEMPEENNQKEVHEENYEEEEEEERGAAAAKTRRRGEM from the exons TTGTATATGAACACAGATCAAGATTAGAAAAATCATTGCAAAAAGAAAGGCTTGAAcataagaaagcaaaagaag ATTTTCTTGTTTATAAACTAGAAGCACAGGAAACACTAAATAAAGGAAGG caAGACTCAAACAGCCGATACAGTGCACTGAGTGTACAACACCAGATGTTGAAG AGTCAACATGAAGAACTAAAGAAACAGCATGCTGACCTTGAGGAAGATCACCGAAAACAAGGAGAAGAGTTTAGCAGAACATTCAGTGATCACAAGGAGAGATATTTACAACTGCAGCAGGAAAAGGAGCAGGAGATCTCTAAGCTGAAGG aaTCCCTGTATAATTTACGGGAGGAGAACAGACAGTTGAGAAAAGCTCACCAAGACATTCATACCCAGTTACAAGATGTAAAG TCCCAGGTGGAGGAATACAAACAGCTGAAGGACACGCTAAACAAAATGCCAAGTTTCCGGCAGCCTGAGAAGTTGGAACAACCAAATGAGCAACCAGAGGTGCGGGCACCgtctccccacagcagcctcCCAGTACACCACGAAGCTGTGGCTGAAGAGCCTAAGGAG GATGAGAAaccaaaagagagagaagaaataaataccCAGGAAAGAGAAGACAGAGCTGAGCCTTTTCATCTACAAAGAAGGCCTAATGAGGGCCATCATGCCAAAGAACTCAACATTCAGGAGCAACAAGAAGCTGGAGAGGATGATGAGCAACGTGTTGatcaagttgaagaggaacgcAAAAAAGAacttgaggaggaagaaatggagCAGGCAGGTCAGCCTGAGCACTTAGAAGAGGAACAGGATCAAGTACCAGAAGAACATGAGTGGAAGAAACAGgaacagaaggaagaagaaaccaACATGTTGGGTGAACGTTCGCAGTCAGAG ATAACACCAACAAAAGCTGTAACAAAAAGATATAAGGCAGCCTATGAGCAACAGCtagagcagcagcaccttgcAGCCCAAAGAGCAGAGGAGGCTGACCAGCTGAGAGAACATCAGGAATCGCTGCACCAGCAAAGACTGCGAACACAACTATtgcggcagcagcagcttcaagAAAAAGAGCTTCAGCTACAGAAGGAGGCAGAACAAGGGGAAAAACTCTATAAAAACCGGCTAAG TCAACAGGCTCGTTATGATAACATGGACCATGACATTGTACAAGGGGAAGAAGAGCAAGGTATTCAGGAAGAAGAAGCAG CTTATGAACGTGACAACCAGCACCAGGATGAAGGTGAAGATGAtcaaaataatgcaaatgaaCAGCAAGAACCAGAACATCAAGTAGAAAATCAGCAGGTTGATGAATCA AAGGCAGCAGCCATGGAAGATTTGAACCCTGCTGATGACCCCAACAACCAGGGAGAAGATGAATTTGAGGAGGCTGagcaagagagagaagaaaatctaccagatgaaaatgaaaagcacaagcagaacagtgagaaacaagGACATCCGGGAGTTGAAGAGCACCTAGTG ATGGCAGGAAATCCTGACCAGCAGGAAGATAATGTGGATGAACAGTAtcaggaagaaggagaagaagag ATTCAGGAAGATTTGACTGAAGAGAAGAAACGAGAACTGGAACACAATGCTGAAGAGCCATATggtgaaaatgatgaaaat gcaGATGAAAAGAATAATGGGGGAGCAGATCAAGAGCAAGAAATGCCAGAAGAGAACAACCAGAAAGAAGTCCATGAAGAAAAttatgaagaggaggaggaggaagaacgtggagctgctgcagcaaaaaCACGTAGACGAGGGGAGATGTAG